One genomic window of Geodermatophilus sp. DSM 44513 includes the following:
- a CDS encoding SDR family oxidoreductase, with translation MDLGLGGRGYLLTGASRGLGHAAARALVDDGARVLVSSRTPGHVDAAVAALGGAPAAQGLAADLTDPDAAERLVAAARERLGRVDGLLVSVPGPATGSVLGTAEPDWRDGVEGVLLGPLRLVRALAPHLGDGAAICFVLSTSARSPLPDLAVSNGLRPGLAMTAKQLADELAPRGVRVVGLLPGTFATEAVVQGEADSGDPAAARAAAEAGIPLARVGDPAEFGRVAAFLLSPAASYVTGTTVAVDGGQLRTP, from the coding sequence GTGGACCTGGGCCTGGGCGGTCGCGGCTACCTGCTCACCGGCGCGAGCCGGGGGCTGGGCCACGCGGCCGCCCGGGCCCTCGTCGACGACGGGGCGCGGGTGCTGGTGAGCTCGCGCACCCCCGGGCACGTGGACGCCGCCGTCGCCGCCCTCGGCGGGGCGCCGGCGGCACAGGGCCTGGCCGCCGACCTCACCGACCCCGACGCCGCGGAGCGGCTGGTCGCGGCCGCCCGGGAGCGGCTGGGCCGGGTGGACGGCCTGCTGGTAAGCGTGCCCGGCCCGGCGACGGGCAGCGTGCTGGGCACGGCCGAGCCGGACTGGCGCGACGGCGTGGAGGGCGTGCTGCTCGGCCCGCTGCGGCTGGTCCGCGCCCTCGCGCCGCACCTGGGCGACGGCGCGGCGATCTGCTTCGTGCTGTCCACCTCCGCACGGTCCCCGCTGCCCGACCTCGCCGTCTCCAACGGCCTGCGCCCCGGCCTCGCCATGACCGCCAAGCAGCTCGCCGACGAGCTGGCCCCGCGCGGCGTCCGGGTCGTCGGGCTGCTGCCGGGCACCTTCGCCACCGAGGCGGTCGTCCAGGGCGAGGCCGACTCCGGCGACCCGGCGGCGGCCCGCGCCGCCGCGGAGGCCGGCATCCCGCTGGCCCGGGTCGGCGACCCCGCGGAGTTCGGCCGGGTCGCCGCCTTCCTGCTCTCCCCCGCCGCCTCCTACGTCACCGGCACGACCGTCGCCGTCGACGGCGGCCAGCTGAGGACCCCGTGA
- a CDS encoding multidrug efflux SMR transporter, translating to MSWFVLVLSGVLEAVWATALGRSEGFSRLTPTVVFGISLALSMAGLAYAMRELPVGTSYAVWVGIGAVLTVLIAMVTGEEAVSAVKVLLLAGIVGCVIGLKVLH from the coding sequence GTGTCCTGGTTCGTCCTCGTCCTGTCCGGTGTGCTGGAGGCGGTGTGGGCCACCGCGCTCGGCCGCTCCGAGGGGTTCAGCCGCCTCACGCCGACGGTGGTCTTCGGCATCAGCCTGGCGCTCAGCATGGCGGGGCTGGCCTACGCCATGCGCGAGCTGCCGGTCGGGACCTCCTACGCGGTGTGGGTCGGCATCGGCGCCGTGCTGACCGTGCTGATCGCCATGGTGACCGGCGAGGAGGCGGTGTCCGCGGTGAAGGTGCTGCTGCTCGCCGGGATCGTCGGCTGCGTGATCGGCCTCAAGGTCCTCCACTGA
- a CDS encoding aconitate hydratase, which produces MAASKDSFGARATLSVDGTDYDIYRLDAVEGADELPFSLKVLLENLLRTEDGANVTADHVRALAGWDPSAEPDQEIQFSPARVVMQDFTGVPCIVDLATMREAMAEIGGDPQKINPLAPAELVIDHSVIADVFGTPESFERNVEIEYERNGERYQFLRWGQGAFSDFKVVPPGTGIVHQVNIEHLARVVFPRPEGDRVVAYPDTCVGTDSHTTMVNGLGVLGWGVGGIEAEAAMLGQPVSMLIPRVVGFKLTGQLPDGATATDLVLTITEMLRRHGVVGKFVEFYGEGVSAVPLANRATIGNMSPEFGSTAAMFPIDEETITYLQLTGRPAEQVALVEAYAKEQGLWHDPSREIAFSEYLELDLATVVPSIAGPKRPQDRVAITDAKTAFRAALGDYVTDDETGGEDRKPGVPANRQPYGVESAVDEASAESFPASDPATSAPGAENGNGAAGAPHTVVPDRVPDRPSKPTRVVMEDGTETFVDHGHVVIAAITSCTNTSNPQVMIGAALLARNAVERGLTTKPWVKTTLAPGSKVVMDYYEKAELTPYLEKLGFYLVGYGCTTCIGNSGPLPQPVSDAVIEADLAVVSVLSGNRNFEGRINPDVKMNYLASPPLVIAYALAGSMDVDLNNDPLGQDEDGNDVFLHDIWPSPQEVQRVIDSAVSAEMFSKDYADVFAGTQQWQDLPTPTGDTFAWDPESTYVRRPPYFEGMPAEPAPVQDISGARTLAVLGDSVTTDHISPAGSIKADSPAGAYLREHGVERRDFNSYGSRRGNHEVMIRGTFANIRLRNLLVPGTEGGVTKNHLTGETTTIYDASVAYAEAGVPLVVLAGKEYGSGSSRDWAAKGTALLGVRAVIAESYERIHRSNLIGMGVLPLQFPAGQDRESLGLTGEEEFTITGITELNEGRTPKTVKVRAGDVEFDATVRIDTPGEAGYYRNGGIMQYVLRSLRG; this is translated from the coding sequence GTGGCAGCCAGCAAGGACAGCTTCGGTGCGAGGGCGACGCTGAGCGTCGACGGCACCGACTACGACATCTACCGGCTCGACGCGGTGGAGGGCGCGGACGAGCTGCCCTTCAGCCTCAAGGTCCTCCTGGAGAACCTGCTGCGCACCGAGGACGGCGCGAACGTCACCGCCGACCACGTCCGCGCGCTGGCCGGCTGGGACCCGTCCGCGGAGCCGGACCAGGAGATCCAGTTCTCCCCGGCCCGCGTGGTCATGCAGGACTTCACCGGCGTCCCCTGCATCGTCGACCTGGCCACCATGCGCGAGGCGATGGCCGAGATCGGCGGCGACCCGCAGAAGATCAACCCGCTGGCCCCGGCCGAGCTGGTCATCGACCACTCCGTCATCGCCGATGTGTTCGGCACGCCGGAGTCCTTCGAGCGCAACGTCGAGATCGAGTACGAGCGCAACGGGGAGCGCTACCAGTTCCTGCGCTGGGGCCAGGGCGCCTTCAGCGACTTCAAGGTGGTCCCCCCGGGCACCGGCATCGTGCACCAGGTCAACATCGAGCACCTGGCCCGCGTGGTGTTCCCCCGCCCCGAGGGCGACCGGGTCGTCGCCTACCCGGACACCTGCGTGGGCACCGACTCGCACACCACGATGGTCAACGGCCTGGGCGTGCTGGGCTGGGGCGTCGGCGGCATCGAGGCCGAGGCCGCCATGCTCGGCCAGCCGGTGTCGATGCTCATCCCGCGGGTGGTCGGCTTCAAGCTCACCGGCCAGCTGCCCGACGGCGCGACGGCGACCGACCTGGTGCTCACCATCACCGAGATGCTGCGGCGGCACGGCGTGGTCGGGAAGTTCGTCGAGTTCTACGGCGAGGGCGTCTCCGCGGTGCCGCTGGCCAACCGCGCCACGATCGGCAACATGAGCCCCGAGTTCGGCTCCACCGCGGCGATGTTCCCCATCGACGAGGAGACGATCACCTACCTGCAGCTCACCGGCCGCCCGGCCGAGCAGGTGGCGCTGGTCGAGGCCTACGCCAAGGAGCAGGGCCTCTGGCACGACCCGTCGCGGGAGATCGCCTTCTCCGAGTACCTGGAGCTCGACCTCGCCACCGTCGTGCCGTCCATCGCCGGCCCCAAGCGCCCGCAGGACCGGGTCGCCATCACCGACGCCAAGACCGCGTTCCGCGCCGCCCTGGGCGACTACGTCACCGACGACGAGACCGGCGGCGAGGACCGCAAGCCCGGCGTCCCGGCCAACCGGCAGCCCTACGGGGTGGAGTCCGCCGTCGACGAGGCCTCGGCCGAGTCCTTCCCCGCGTCGGACCCGGCCACCTCCGCGCCCGGTGCCGAGAACGGCAACGGCGCCGCCGGCGCCCCGCACACCGTCGTCCCCGACCGGGTGCCCGACCGTCCCTCCAAGCCCACCCGGGTGGTGATGGAGGACGGCACGGAGACCTTCGTCGACCACGGGCACGTGGTCATCGCCGCGATCACCTCCTGCACCAACACCTCCAACCCGCAGGTGATGATCGGCGCGGCGCTGCTCGCCAGGAACGCCGTCGAGCGCGGTCTGACCACCAAGCCGTGGGTGAAGACGACGCTGGCCCCCGGGTCGAAGGTCGTCATGGACTACTACGAGAAGGCCGAGCTCACCCCGTACCTGGAGAAGCTCGGCTTCTACCTGGTCGGCTACGGCTGCACCACGTGCATCGGCAACTCCGGCCCGCTGCCGCAGCCGGTGTCCGACGCGGTCATCGAGGCCGACCTCGCCGTGGTCTCGGTGCTGTCGGGCAACCGCAACTTCGAGGGCCGGATCAACCCCGACGTCAAGATGAACTACCTGGCGTCCCCGCCGCTGGTCATCGCCTACGCGCTGGCCGGGTCCATGGACGTCGACCTGAACAACGACCCGCTGGGCCAGGACGAGGACGGCAACGACGTCTTCCTGCACGACATCTGGCCCTCCCCCCAGGAGGTGCAGCGGGTCATCGACTCCGCCGTCTCCGCGGAGATGTTCAGCAAGGACTACGCCGACGTGTTCGCCGGCACCCAGCAGTGGCAGGACCTGCCCACCCCGACCGGGGACACCTTCGCCTGGGACCCGGAGAGCACCTACGTGCGCCGTCCCCCGTACTTCGAGGGGATGCCGGCCGAGCCGGCCCCGGTGCAGGACATCAGCGGGGCCCGCACCCTCGCCGTGCTCGGCGACTCGGTCACCACCGACCACATCTCCCCCGCGGGGTCCATCAAGGCCGACAGCCCGGCGGGCGCGTACCTGCGCGAGCACGGCGTGGAGCGGCGAGACTTCAACTCCTACGGCTCCCGGCGCGGCAACCACGAGGTGATGATCCGCGGCACCTTCGCCAACATCCGCCTGCGCAACCTGCTGGTCCCGGGCACCGAGGGCGGGGTCACCAAGAACCACCTCACCGGCGAGACGACGACGATCTACGACGCGTCGGTCGCCTACGCCGAGGCGGGCGTCCCGCTGGTCGTGCTGGCCGGCAAGGAGTACGGCTCGGGCTCCTCGCGGGACTGGGCGGCCAAGGGGACGGCGCTGCTCGGCGTCCGGGCGGTCATCGCCGAGAGCTACGAGCGGATCCACCGCTCCAACCTCATCGGCATGGGCGTGCTGCCGCTGCAGTTCCCGGCCGGCCAGGACCGGGAGTCCCTCGGCCTGACCGGCGAGGAGGAGTTCACCATCACCGGGATCACCGAGCTGAACGAGGGGCGCACCCCCAAGACGGTGAAGGTGCGGGCCGGGGACGTGGAGTTCGACGCCACCGTCCGGATCGACACCCCCGGCGAGGCGGGCTACTACCGCAACGGCGGCATCATGCAGTACGTGCTGCGCTCGCTGCGCGGCTGA
- a CDS encoding helix-turn-helix domain-containing protein yields MADSSTADLGKGKRITGGDRTSLADELRKRYDGGESIRSLASSTNRSYGFVHRLLSESGASLRSRGGANRNSKKS; encoded by the coding sequence ATGGCCGACTCGAGCACCGCGGATCTCGGCAAGGGCAAGCGCATCACCGGGGGCGACCGCACGTCGCTGGCCGATGAGCTGCGCAAGCGCTACGACGGTGGGGAGAGCATCCGGTCGCTCGCGTCGTCGACCAACCGGTCCTACGGCTTCGTGCACCGGTTGCTGTCGGAGTCCGGCGCCAGCCTGCGCAGCCGCGGCGGGGCCAACCGCAACAGCAAGAAGAGTTGA
- a CDS encoding MmcQ/YjbR family DNA-binding protein, translated as MASWDDVRSIALGLPGAVEDDNGRTRSWRVGGRAFAWERVLRRGERELLGDRAPPGPALGVRTTDTDVVEALVSARPRLFSTVAGYGVHPMVLVHVERASVEDLEEVLTDAWWCRAPRRLREELRGWGPGPADPYQPL; from the coding sequence GTGGCGAGCTGGGACGACGTGCGCAGCATCGCGCTGGGCCTGCCCGGCGCCGTCGAGGACGACAACGGGCGGACCCGGTCCTGGCGGGTCGGGGGCCGGGCGTTCGCCTGGGAGCGCGTCCTGCGCCGCGGCGAGCGCGAGCTGCTCGGCGACCGGGCGCCGCCGGGCCCGGCGCTGGGTGTGCGCACCACGGACACCGACGTGGTCGAGGCACTCGTCTCCGCCCGGCCGCGGCTGTTCTCCACCGTCGCGGGCTACGGCGTGCACCCGATGGTGCTCGTGCACGTCGAGCGGGCCTCCGTGGAGGACCTCGAGGAGGTGCTCACCGACGCCTGGTGGTGCCGCGCCCCGCGACGGCTGCGGGAGGAGCTGCGCGGCTGGGGACCGGGCCCGGCGGACCCGTACCAGCCCCTGTGA
- a CDS encoding SgcJ/EcaC family oxidoreductase has translation MTSAHPNDAQIRALYAQFLDGWNRRSGAAVAAGFADDGDIVGYDGSHHHGRLSIAAHLRQVFGSQPTQTYVGVVRTVRPLATDVAVLMAHAGMIPPGGNDLDPRLHTVHTMVAVEEDGRWRIALLQSTPAAWLQHPAAREALTQELRGLLTPQ, from the coding sequence GTGACGTCCGCGCACCCGAACGACGCCCAGATCCGGGCGCTGTACGCCCAGTTCCTCGACGGGTGGAACCGGCGCAGCGGCGCGGCGGTGGCTGCCGGGTTCGCCGACGACGGGGACATCGTCGGGTACGACGGCAGCCACCACCACGGCCGGCTGTCCATCGCCGCCCACCTGCGCCAGGTGTTCGGCAGCCAGCCCACCCAGACCTACGTGGGCGTGGTCCGCACCGTGCGGCCGCTGGCCACCGACGTCGCGGTGCTCATGGCCCACGCCGGGATGATCCCGCCCGGGGGCAACGACCTCGACCCGCGGCTGCACACGGTGCACACCATGGTCGCCGTCGAGGAGGACGGGCGCTGGCGGATCGCGCTGCTGCAGTCCACGCCCGCTGCGTGGCTGCAGCACCCGGCGGCCCGCGAGGCCCTCACCCAGGAGCTGCGGGGCCTGCTCACCCCGCAGTGA
- a CDS encoding enoyl-CoA hydratase/isomerase family protein: protein MRTARDGAVLTVTLDRPDQLNAQTPDTWAALAAVGGGLDDGVRVVVVRGEGRAFSAGLDRTLFTLDPGTPGGLGELGRLPAAELQERIRRYQAGFRWLRAPGIVSVAAVQGHAIGAGAQLALACDLRVLTEDATLRLPEVGLGLVPDLTGTSTLVELVGYSRALELCLTGRAVGAAEAQAVGLANTVVPAAGLDGAVAALVTALTAAPVEASRETAALVRSAVRNDPETQDAAERAAQARRLAELAGQG from the coding sequence GTGAGGACGGCGCGGGACGGCGCCGTCCTCACCGTCACCCTCGACCGGCCCGACCAGCTCAACGCCCAGACACCGGACACCTGGGCAGCACTCGCCGCGGTCGGCGGCGGCCTGGACGACGGCGTCCGGGTGGTCGTGGTCCGCGGCGAGGGCCGCGCGTTCTCCGCGGGCCTGGACCGCACGCTGTTCACCCTCGACCCCGGCACCCCCGGGGGTCTCGGTGAGCTGGGCCGGCTGCCGGCCGCCGAGCTGCAGGAGCGCATCCGGCGCTACCAGGCCGGGTTCCGGTGGCTGAGGGCGCCGGGGATCGTGTCGGTCGCCGCGGTGCAGGGGCACGCCATCGGTGCCGGCGCGCAGCTGGCCCTGGCCTGCGACCTGCGGGTGCTCACCGAGGACGCCACCCTGCGGCTGCCCGAGGTGGGCCTGGGGCTGGTGCCCGACCTCACCGGCACCAGCACGCTGGTGGAACTCGTCGGCTACTCCCGGGCCCTGGAGCTGTGCCTGACCGGTCGGGCCGTCGGCGCGGCCGAGGCGCAGGCGGTCGGGCTGGCCAACACCGTCGTCCCGGCGGCCGGGCTGGACGGGGCCGTGGCCGCGCTGGTCACCGCGCTGACCGCGGCGCCGGTGGAGGCGAGCCGGGAGACCGCGGCACTGGTCCGCTCCGCCGTCCGCAACGACCCGGAGACCCAGGACGCCGCCGAGCGGGCGGCGCAGGCCCGCCGGCTGGCGGAGCTGGCCGGCCAGGGCTGA
- a CDS encoding ABC transporter ATP-binding protein: protein MSGPMTSMAAMRSFRRDPSVTARRLPKGTVRRILAIARPYRRDLTWFLLLVVGSSLIGVLTPLLAGRIVNRIAGLEGTAADIVRIALLIAGLAVIDAGISLATRWFSARIGEGVIYDLRSRVFEHVQRMPVAFFTRTQTGALVSRLNNDVIGAQQAFTSTLSGVLSNVIGLVLTAGVMFTLSWQITALSLVLVPLFVLPARRIGRRLQEITRESYGLNASMNATMTERFNVAGALLVKLFGRPEAEAGAFRSRAARVRDIGVLSAMYGRTFFTALTLVAALATALVYGMGGWLAFTGSLSPGDVVALALLLSRLYGPLTALANVRVDVMSAMVSFDRVFEVLDLTPMIREEPGAVPVPAGDRSIEFDSVSFSYPSAADVSLPSLEDVSLPEHGGPVDVLHDVSFRVEPGQLVALVGHSGAGKSTIAALVPRLYDVTGGAVRVGGLDVRQATLASLRDTIGVVSQDAHLFHDTIRANLLYVRPEATEEELWAALSGARIGALVRALPDGLDTVVGDRGHRLSGGEKQRLAIARVLLKAPAIVILDEATAHLDSESEVAVQHALDTALTGRTSLVIAHRLSTIRSADQILVIDGGRIAESGTHEELLALDGRYADLYRTQFSVGEGRRVGAA from the coding sequence ATGAGCGGTCCGATGACCTCCATGGCGGCGATGCGGTCCTTCCGCCGGGACCCGTCGGTCACCGCACGCAGGCTGCCCAAGGGCACCGTCCGGCGCATCCTGGCCATCGCCCGGCCCTACCGGCGCGACCTGACCTGGTTCCTGCTGCTCGTCGTCGGCTCCTCGCTCATCGGCGTGCTCACCCCGCTGCTGGCCGGCCGGATCGTCAACCGGATCGCCGGCCTGGAGGGCACGGCGGCCGACATCGTCCGCATCGCGCTGCTCATCGCCGGCCTGGCCGTCATCGACGCGGGCATCTCCCTGGCCACCCGCTGGTTCTCCGCCCGCATCGGCGAGGGGGTCATCTACGACCTGCGCAGCCGGGTGTTCGAGCACGTGCAGCGGATGCCGGTCGCGTTCTTCACCCGCACCCAGACCGGCGCGCTGGTCAGCCGGCTGAACAACGACGTCATCGGCGCCCAGCAGGCCTTCACCTCCACGCTGTCCGGGGTGCTGTCCAACGTCATCGGCCTGGTGCTCACCGCCGGCGTGATGTTCACGTTGTCCTGGCAGATCACCGCGCTGTCCCTGGTGCTCGTGCCGCTGTTCGTGCTGCCCGCGCGGCGGATCGGCCGGCGGCTGCAGGAGATCACCCGGGAGTCCTACGGGCTGAACGCGTCGATGAACGCCACCATGACCGAGCGGTTCAACGTGGCCGGGGCGCTGCTGGTCAAGCTGTTCGGCCGGCCCGAGGCCGAGGCCGGGGCGTTCCGGAGCCGGGCGGCCCGGGTCCGGGACATCGGCGTCCTGTCGGCCATGTACGGGCGCACCTTCTTCACCGCGCTCACCCTGGTGGCCGCGCTGGCCACCGCGCTGGTCTACGGCATGGGCGGGTGGCTGGCCTTCACCGGCTCGCTGAGCCCCGGGGACGTCGTGGCGCTGGCGCTGCTGCTGTCCCGGCTGTACGGGCCGCTCACCGCCCTGGCCAACGTCCGGGTCGACGTGATGAGCGCGATGGTCAGCTTCGACCGCGTCTTCGAGGTGCTCGACCTCACACCGATGATCCGCGAGGAGCCCGGCGCCGTCCCGGTCCCGGCCGGTGACCGCTCGATCGAGTTCGACTCGGTCTCCTTCAGCTACCCGTCGGCCGCCGACGTCTCGCTGCCGTCCCTGGAGGACGTGTCGCTGCCCGAGCACGGCGGGCCGGTCGACGTCCTGCACGACGTCTCCTTCCGCGTGGAGCCCGGCCAGCTCGTCGCGCTGGTCGGCCACTCCGGGGCGGGCAAGTCGACGATCGCGGCCCTGGTGCCACGGCTGTACGACGTGACCGGCGGCGCCGTGCGGGTGGGCGGGCTCGACGTGCGGCAGGCCACCCTGGCCTCCCTGCGCGACACGATCGGCGTGGTCAGCCAGGACGCCCACCTGTTCCACGACACCATCCGCGCCAACCTGCTCTACGTCCGGCCCGAGGCGACCGAGGAGGAGCTCTGGGCGGCGCTGTCCGGTGCCCGCATCGGCGCCCTGGTGCGCGCCCTGCCCGACGGGCTGGACACCGTGGTCGGCGACCGCGGCCACCGGCTGTCCGGCGGGGAGAAGCAGCGGCTGGCGATCGCCCGGGTGCTGCTCAAGGCGCCGGCGATCGTCATCCTCGACGAGGCCACCGCGCACCTGGACAGCGAGTCGGAGGTGGCCGTGCAGCACGCGCTGGACACCGCCCTGACCGGCCGGACGTCGCTTGTCATCGCCCACCGGCTGTCCACCATCCGCAGTGCCGACCAGATCCTCGTCATCGACGGCGGTCGCATCGCGGAGTCGGGCACGCACGAGGAGTTGCTGGCGCTCGACGGGCGGTACGCCGACCTGTACCGGACCCAGTTCAGCGTCGGGGAGGGGCGGCGGGTGGGCGCCGCGTGA
- a CDS encoding CbiX/SirB N-terminal domain-containing protein — MTALPTPPAPDPVLVACAHGTRNPTGRRLVAELALGARRLRPGLTTTAAFVDVQPPTVADVVAGLAGDGRPAVVVPLLLSGGYHVHVDIATAVREHDAARAARPLGPDPRLVAVLHDRLVASGADPADPATAVVLAAAGSSDPRSVADVDATAAALQERWAGPVTTGYGSAAQPPVPDAVAAARAAGARRVVLAAYLLAPGHFHDKLGGAGADAVTAPLLPDERIAAVLLDRYDAAVTAWSA; from the coding sequence GTGACCGCCCTGCCCACTCCCCCGGCCCCCGACCCCGTGCTGGTCGCCTGCGCGCACGGCACCCGCAACCCCACCGGCCGCCGGCTGGTCGCCGAGCTCGCGCTGGGCGCCCGCCGGCTGCGTCCGGGCCTGACCACGACCGCGGCCTTCGTCGACGTGCAGCCGCCGACGGTCGCCGACGTCGTCGCCGGGCTGGCCGGTGACGGACGCCCCGCGGTCGTCGTCCCGCTGCTGCTGTCCGGCGGCTACCACGTGCACGTCGACATCGCGACGGCCGTGCGCGAGCACGACGCCGCCCGGGCCGCCCGGCCGCTGGGCCCGGACCCGCGACTGGTCGCCGTGCTGCACGACCGGCTGGTCGCCTCCGGTGCCGACCCCGCCGACCCGGCCACGGCCGTGGTGCTCGCCGCCGCGGGCTCCAGCGACCCCCGCTCGGTCGCCGACGTCGACGCCACCGCGGCCGCCCTGCAGGAGCGCTGGGCCGGGCCGGTGACCACCGGGTACGGCTCGGCCGCGCAGCCGCCGGTGCCCGACGCCGTCGCCGCCGCCCGGGCCGCCGGCGCCCGCCGGGTGGTGCTGGCCGCCTACCTGCTGGCGCCGGGTCACTTCCACGACAAGCTGGGCGGGGCCGGCGCCGACGCGGTCACCGCGCCGCTGCTGCCCGACGAGCGGATCGCCGCGGTGCTGCTCGACCGCTACGACGCCGCGGTTACCGCCTGGTCCGCCTGA
- a CDS encoding ABC-F family ATP-binding cassette domain-containing protein, translated as MITTTGLELRAGARVLISDATLRVQPGDRIGLVGRNGAGKTTTLTTLAGERLPHAGSVEVTGEIGYLPQDPRSGDLDISASDRVLSGRGLDVLRAQMTKAQVAMAEPADDAERDRAVRRYGRLEDQFAALGGYAAESEAARICTALGLPDRVLGQPLRTLSGGQRRRVELARILFSDAETLLLDEPTNHLDADSITWLRSFLSAHRGGLIVISHDVELLDAVVNKVWHLDANRATVDVYNLGWKPYLAQRETDERRRKQERANTERKIDALTSQADRMRAKATKARAAQSMDKRAQRLAAGLEDVRVQDRVAKLRFPTPAACGKTPLTAEGLSKSYGSLEVFTDVDLAVDRGTRVVVLGLNGAGKTTLLRMLAGTETPDTGEVKAGHGLRIGYYAQEHETLDLDRSLLEVMRSAAPQSTDTELRRILGAFLFSGDTVDQRAGTLSGGEKTRLAMATLVVSGANVLLLDEPTNNLDPASREQVLQALRTYGGAIVLVTHDEGAVRALDPDKVILLPDGTEDTWSEDLADLVELA; from the coding sequence GTGATCACGACGACCGGCCTCGAGCTGCGCGCCGGGGCCCGCGTCCTCATCAGCGACGCCACCCTCCGCGTGCAGCCCGGCGACCGCATCGGCCTCGTCGGCCGCAACGGCGCCGGCAAGACCACGACGCTGACCACGCTGGCCGGCGAGCGGCTGCCGCACGCCGGCTCGGTGGAGGTCACCGGCGAGATCGGCTACCTGCCGCAGGACCCGCGCAGCGGCGACCTGGACATCTCCGCCAGCGACCGCGTGCTCTCCGGCCGCGGGCTGGACGTCCTGCGGGCGCAGATGACCAAGGCGCAGGTGGCGATGGCCGAGCCCGCCGACGACGCCGAGCGGGACCGGGCCGTGCGCCGCTACGGCCGGCTGGAGGACCAGTTCGCCGCCCTCGGCGGGTACGCCGCGGAGAGCGAGGCCGCACGCATCTGCACGGCCCTGGGCCTGCCCGACCGGGTGCTCGGCCAGCCGCTGCGCACCCTGTCCGGCGGGCAGCGGCGGCGCGTGGAGCTGGCCCGCATCCTGTTCTCCGACGCCGAGACGCTGCTGCTCGACGAGCCGACCAACCACCTGGACGCCGACTCGATCACCTGGCTGCGGAGCTTCCTGTCCGCCCACAGGGGCGGGCTCATCGTCATCAGCCACGACGTCGAGCTGCTGGACGCCGTCGTCAACAAGGTCTGGCACCTGGACGCCAACCGGGCCACCGTGGACGTCTACAACCTCGGCTGGAAGCCCTACCTGGCGCAGCGGGAGACCGACGAGCGGCGGCGCAAGCAGGAGCGGGCCAACACCGAGCGCAAAATCGACGCCCTCACCTCGCAGGCGGACCGGATGCGCGCCAAGGCCACCAAGGCCAGGGCCGCGCAGAGCATGGACAAGCGCGCCCAGCGCCTCGCGGCCGGCCTCGAGGACGTCCGCGTGCAGGACCGGGTGGCCAAGCTGCGCTTCCCCACGCCGGCCGCCTGCGGGAAGACGCCGCTCACCGCGGAGGGCCTGTCCAAGAGCTACGGCTCCCTCGAGGTGTTCACCGACGTCGACCTCGCCGTCGACCGGGGCACGCGGGTCGTCGTCCTCGGGCTCAACGGGGCCGGGAAGACCACGCTGCTGCGCATGCTGGCCGGCACCGAGACCCCCGACACCGGCGAGGTCAAGGCCGGCCACGGGCTGCGGATCGGCTACTACGCGCAGGAGCACGAGACCCTCGACCTGGACCGCTCGCTGCTGGAGGTCATGCGGTCGGCCGCCCCGCAGAGCACCGACACCGAGCTGCGGCGCATCCTCGGCGCGTTCCTGTTCTCCGGCGACACGGTCGACCAGCGGGCCGGCACGCTGTCCGGCGGCGAGAAGACCCGGCTGGCCATGGCCACGCTGGTCGTCTCCGGCGCCAACGTGCTGCTGCTCGACGAGCCGACCAACAACCTCGACCCGGCCAGCCGGGAACAGGTGCTGCAGGCCCTGCGCACCTACGGCGGGGCCATCGTGCTGGTCACCCACGACGAGGGCGCGGTGCGCGCGCTGGACCCCGACAAGGTCATCCTGCTGCCCGACGGCACCGAGGACACCTGGAGCGAGGACCTCGCCGACCTGGTCGAGCTGGCGTAG